One genomic segment of Oncorhynchus mykiss isolate Arlee chromosome 10, USDA_OmykA_1.1, whole genome shotgun sequence includes these proteins:
- the LOC110534861 gene encoding ubiquitin carboxyl-terminal hydrolase 2 isoform X2, translating into MNSILQCLSNTPDLRDYCLRNTHRTELNNNCRAKAALMEEFAKLTQTLWTSVSSEAISPSDFKTQIQRYAPKFVGYNQQDAQEFLHFLLDGLHNEVNRVTVRPRLPSEDIDHLPDNEKGKRMWNKYLEREDSKVVDLFVGQLKSSLTCSECGYCSTVFDPFWDLSLPIAKKGSGEVSLTDCMRLFTKEDVLDGDEKPTCYRCKTRRKCTKKFTIQKFPQILVLHLKRFSENRVRTSKLSTYVNFPLKELDMREFCSENSMNTVYNLYAVSNHSGNTLGGHYTAYCRNPALGEWYSYNDSRVSSMSSSQVRSSDAYVLFYELASSHSRL; encoded by the exons ATGAACTCGATCCTGCAGTGTCTGAGCAACACTCCTGACCTGAGGGACTACTGTCTGAGGAACACACACCGCACCGAACTCAACAACAACTGCAGAGCCAAGGCTGCTCTCATGGAGG AGTTTGCCAAACTCACTCAGACCCTATGGACGTCAGTCAGCAGCGAGGCAATCAGTCCCTCAGACTTCAAGACCCAGATCCAGAGATATGCGCCCAAATTTGTGGGATACAA tcAGCAGGATGCTCAGGAGTTCTTGCATTTCCTATTGGACGGCCTCCACAACGAGGTCAACAGGGTCACAGTGCGGCCCAGGCTCCCGTCCGAGGACATTGACCACTTGCC TGACAATGAGAAAGGGAAGAGAATGTGGAACaaatatctagagagagaggacagcaaaGTGGTTG ATCTGTTTGTGGGCCAGCTGAAGAGCTCTCTGACCTGCAGTGAGTGTGGTTACTGCTCCACTGTGTTCGATCCATTCTGGGACTTGTCACTACCCATCGCTAAG AAAGGTTCAGGGGAGGTGAGTCTGACAGACTGCATGCGACTCTTCACTAAAGAAGACGTACTGGATGGAGATGAGAAACCG ACATGCTACAGGTGTAAAACCAGGCGGAAATGCACTAAGAAGTTCACCATCCAGAAGTTCCCTCAAATCCTTGTGCTTC ACCTCAAGCGCTTCTCAGAGAACCGTGTTCGAACTAGTAAGCTCTCCACCTACGTCAACTTCCCCCTCAAAGAGCTGGACATGAGAGAATTTTGCTCTGAGAACAGCA tgaATACAGTGTATAATCTCTATGCCGTGTCCAACCACTCTGGGAATACGCTGGGTGGCCACTACACAGCCTACTGCAGGAACCCAGCCCTTGGAGAGTGGTACAGCTACAATGACTCTAG GGTGAGCTCCATGTCATCCAGCCAGGTCCGCAGCAGTGATGCCTACGTGCTCTTCTATGAGCTGGCCTCCTCTCATTCACGCCTCTGA